CTATTGATCTGTAACTAATTTATTCAACAACTTGTTTCCCTATGAATTCTTAACATGACATCATGATCAGCATCTGCTGCTAATTATGATAGCATAGCAACAGTACAACCAGATGTGAGCTGTCACTTTCATCTGGGGAGGTGCTGGGCTTAAGAAATAAAATGTTCTatgccatttgcactttaatcttTGAAGCTGGCTCCAACAACAAACTATTTTATTCATTGCTGGAAGACAGATCATATGCTCATACAAGAGTCTCCTTTACTAGATGATGTAAGACTCCTTTCTCAAGGGTTCACTGCCCTTCTTTGAGTATGCTTCCAAAGCGCGAAGGAAAAAAGGCATGTACGTTCACTTTCTTATATAATGAATTTACATATCATGCTGAACACAGTTTTATTTTCTCAAAATTTATCTGTGAAGTAAATTAATTTAATGCTATTAATTATAGAACAGCAAAATATTATATCAGTTAATCTTATCTGCGAAaagtattataattatataaagttCTTCCTAATCTAAATGCATTTAATGCGAGATCTTCGGAAAGCATGCACTCATGCTGCATAGGCAATTAAGATTTGCTATATTCAAATAATGTATCAGTTCAAATTGCATCCAAACTTCTAAGGATCTATATTACTGCCAAGACTTTTCTACAGTTAGCGGTCAAGACCAAGCATGTTAACAAGATTATGCCCCTCATTAATGCCTATTCATTCACCAGTATTAGGTGAGGTATAGAGAACATCCCAAAATGGAAAAAGTTTCATGTAATATATTGCATAATCTACAACCAGATATCAGTCAGGCATCAGGCATGATCATAAGAAACTGGTGACTGATGCTAAAGGCAAAATTAGTAAAAACAGGGACTTAATACAAAATCCTAAaagattaattatcataattaccACCTTTTGAAATATTCCTAAAATCAGGAAGAGTCAAGAAGTGGTACCAAGGAGTAGCATCATATCAAAGTCACAAACAGCACGATGAACCAACAGATAAAAAACCACGTTCAATATTGATAAATTACAAGCAAGCAGTAATCTAAATTTCTTTTATCTTCAACATTTACCACTCAGAGTTTTGCATGAATATGTGCTGCTTAAGATTATCAATTAATTTATCATCAGAATACTGGTTTAACACTAAGTTGACAAGCTATCACACTAAATTCCTACTTTTGACTCAATGTTCACATAAAATACATCCTTGAGTTCATTTACCAATTTCTAGAGGGGCAAAACATGAGAGAGTTCATTCAGCTACATCGTTAAGCAAACCTAAATATCTATGTTATTGTGATCACAATCATTTCTTCCAATATCACATGTCCTACTGGCTATTAGTATATCAGAACTAGGAAGATGGGCAAGGAGAGAGAACTGTTGGACCATTTCTCTAGTATTTAACAATTAAGCGGAACTTAGGAAATCATATAACATCCTACAATAAGAGGAGATACACGGACCTCATAAGTCAAAGTACCACCACTTGAATCAGGTTGACGTAGTGTAACATTAGAAATAACACCATTAGCAGATAAAATACAAATAGCTCGAGGCCCttgttgtgaaaatgatataattTTCATAGTAACATCCTGCAAACGTTATCAAATGTAAATTATAAGTAGATTATGAAATATTTAAAGGATTAGATACAGAAATGTACAACAGAAGGATTTATGACTTCATATTCAAGTAAAAGGATATCcctgattttgaatttttttcggACTGATTTGAGAGAATCACAATATAAAACTTTTCaatttattttatatgatttgGAATTTAGGTAACGAGATCCAGAAAACAGAGAATCTAGCTCATTAAATAGCTCTGTGATCTGTACAAAAACAACACTTTTCTATATAAATTCAGTATATTCCTTAGAATCATTAGAAGTCCAAATTAAAGGATATAGATATGTTCTTTTCATATTAAACATGGTTAAAGAAGTACATATCTGATTTAAAACCATGTGCATATCTTAATGCTGATtataaatggatctagatatgatTTCTCACTATAAGAAGTATACCCATTCTGTTTTCACCAATAATGCCAGAGAAATATTATTCTGTTCTTTCTCTGATTgggttagcatttatcaaagacaTTGATGTTGCTCTTTAAATGTCTTTAGCGCCAAATAGCTCTTTTGCAGTTCCATGTTCTATAGACAAATCTTACCAAGAGAACAAATGCCTCAACTTCAAGAAGATAAATTAACGACAACAAATGTAAAGGATGGCAGCCAGAGCAAGCCCACAGTGGGACCACGGAGACAAACACTGGCCCACCCTTGCTTTGGCTTTAGCTTTTTTCGAGGCCTCGTAAAAgccatgagtgaaactgtaaccaGCATATAGAGATCTAAATTACAATTTGTTGGCTCCGATCATGTGGGACCACTTTTAACCACAAAGCATCAGGCCACATCCATAAGAATAAAAAGGCGAAAAATAAGgtgtattttttattctttttgttgGTTTCGAGCAGATGTCCAACAAAAGATCTGCAAGATAGAATGTATCCAAGAGGGCCTTTCACATGCTTCTAATCGGTTTCCATGGAAGATCTTGCATAGATTTCAGCTGAAAATTTTACCCATGTTGTACATTTCTATCCTCTTAGTCAGATTTTATCAGCATCTATGATGAAGCCAGACAACAAATGAGCTTCCTTAAAGTTCTGATCATTGAAGTTCTCAGTATTTTTCACCAAAGATGTTTACAAGTTGAGTCTACCTCATACCACTCAATTTCCAAAGCCTACCGGCCTTAGCATATTACAAAAAAGCCCAACACACTTAACTCTAAAATTAATTATAACATGCAGTATGATAAAGAATTTTCACAATAATGGATTACAGCTACCGAAAATTTTATGCTAGGTGTAAGTAAGCAAACCTCGCCAGCAGCAACATTAATGACATGAGGTGTGAAATTCGCACCAGCAGAGCAAGCTACCATCTCTCCTGCAATGTATAATTCAGATAACTAGAGATTTTATAGTAAACCTCTGCAGCCTAACCTAAATCGAGTttgcaaagaaaaaaaagggattcAAAATAATGGGTACTCTCAAGGCAAATTGAGGAAAAAGTGACACCATATATGGTTGAACATTTCAGCTAGCAAAAACTGTAGCTAATTAGTCCTTGGATTTAGCAGAGATGAGACAAGGGACTGCAATACATAGATCTAGCAGTCACATTattttaccacatgaaatcatgcCAAAGACACTAGGTTTACCATGAAGATGGACAGTAAGGGGTTCTGCTGCTAACAAAAATAGCAGTCAGACTGCATCCAGCATGTGATGTCTACAGCTGCCAGCACATCCCTTATCCAGACAATGTCTTCCAGTTGGAGAAGGATGCAACCCCACACCTGTTCTTATTCTCCAGTTTCTCAGAACCAGCATGACAGAGACCACAAAACTACAAGCCCTAGTTAAAAGGGGGATCATTGAGGTTGAGGTTCCCAATTTCCCAACCCAACCCCACAAAACTTCGCTTTCCCTACCAGGTACAACAGCAGATCTGCAGAAAGAGATCAGGTTGCGTGGTCCCCTGGCAGATCTCAAAGGCTTGGTTCTTGAAGAACAAGCTGACAGCTACCACCAAAAATTAACTCTGATGAAAAGGAACACAGACAGAGGGGAGACCATTCCGGGATCCACAGACTCGCTCATCATCAACCGACCTCCATGAGAACCAAAGGACGACCCGCACGAATCGGCAACAGCAGACAGATATGTCAACACACGCGAAAAAGAGAGAAGGAAACAAGAAAACGTCaactagatcctaaataatcacagGGAATAACATCAGTGGGCGTTGGATTTGTGTTCGAGAAATAGCAAACGTGATTTCAGATGAAAAAGAACAGGCAGTACAGGGATGAGGAATACCTAAAGGCTCCGACTCGAGTCCGTACTGCAGTGTCTTGCTCACCAAACCCACTGGCCGCCCTCTACCCCGTTTCATCGCCGCCCCCACCGCGGCCGCCGACGTGTACTGGACGCCGGCCGGCACGGACGCCGAGATCGGCATCGGGTTCAGCGGTCGCAGCAGGCTCCCGTCCGGCCCGTACTTCCTCGGCCGccccctcttcttcttcatcgGCTCCGCCGCCACCAACCCGacaaccgccgccgccgccaccgcctccgGCACGGCCGCGGCCGGCCCGACCACCACTCCCGCCGGCGCAGCCACCGGTGGTGCCGCCACCACCGCCGGTGAAGCAGAAGCAGCAACCGCCGCTGGCGCCATCCCGCCGATCTCGCTAGCAGGCTTCTCCTCCCTCACCAACCCTGCCGTCAGAGGCGAGGACGGAGGCCGGTAGCTTCCGGACCCCTCGACCGCCGCCGGAGAAGGTACGGCTCCTTCCCTGCCCTCCATGCATAGATGAACCTCAACAAACCCTAAAAGCACTCGCAAACCAGTCGCCTCAACTCGCCCACTCGCAAACCGGAAGGAACTCCTCCTCCCGCCGGGTTCCGACCGCTAGGGTTTTCTCCAGCCCCTCGCCGTCGGACTTCACCACCACCAGCTCCGCCGCAACGATAATTAAacccaacaaaaaaagaaaaccaaCTCTAGAAAATATCTCTTCTTCACCAATTTCTCTCGCCTTCTTCGATCCTGATCGAAGTGGAGTAACAACTGATTCAGACAACACCACCAACAACAAGAAGCAGAAAGAACAGtgtaagaaaaagaaagagagagagagagagagagtggaaaTTAGTAGATAACTCGATTATTTAAATGCGGGACGCTACAAAAATCGAAATATGCTGCTGCAGGAAAGGCAAATACTAATTTCTTATTGTGGAGGTGAATGGGTTATTCTAAGGAAAGAGATGGGTAGAATCggaatataaaattattagtgcttttTATTTGAATTGTTTTTATTTAGGGTCTTATTTTACTCCCTTGTATGATTTCGCTTTGAAAGTCGTGCGAGGTAAAATGCCACTGCTCATGCAAGGAATTACGGAATTGGTCCTGGTCATGGCCAGCGTACCCTCGCTCGTGTTGGGAGTCGCGACCTGTGGAGTCAAAAGgaatttgattataattatttttttgaattattataaagagaaGAGTTCTTTAGATATGTGCATATGATTCAACAGCGTCTTCTGCTGCAGCTCAATTAGATCCATGACTAAGCAAGAGAGACGAAAGAGCGGACTTGGAATGGCATGCATGCTAAGGAAGACAGAGGCGGAGGACGCGGATGGAAGCGGTCGGCTGCATGGGGTGGTCAACGTGGTGTTGGAAGATGCCTGGAAGCAGACTGAACCAGCCATGAAAGGTTTCAGGAACGATGTGGATCCTGAGGGACCAAATCACGGTGGGACGCGTACTTGAGGCCACATCACCCGAGAAATTTCCCCTGGGTGATTCCGTCAGCCTGAGCATGGGACGAGGGAATCAAAGGTGACCGATATGAAAGAGCTTCCGCCTCTCGTCAGGAGTTGACCCGAAGGCATTGGATATATATAGATTGGAGGATTGTGTCGCCTCTCACCGGTGACCTCTAAAGAACACTCGCATGCATAAAGACAGGAAGGCATCTCCCCACCACGAGAAGATCCCCTTCCAACTCTTGCTGAGTACACAGTGAGTTACACTCTCCCATGTCtggaaacaagagagagagagagagagagagagagcgggggAGGAGCGGCACTGCTGTCTTGCTTTGATGAAAAGACTGCAAAAGAATGCTGCAGTGTGACTGCTACAGTAGGGAAAAGGAAGCTAAAGGCGAAAGGATGACTGCTTGTTCTCCAGCGgcaggcatgcatgcatgcatgtgccagacaataaataagaaagttaAAGTGCGGTGGATGCAGGAAAAGAATGTGGTGAGCATCAAAAGCCAAGAGAaacgaagaagaaagaaaggaagaaagaaaggcgG
The window above is part of the Musa acuminata AAA Group cultivar baxijiao chromosome BXJ1-1, Cavendish_Baxijiao_AAA, whole genome shotgun sequence genome. Proteins encoded here:
- the LOC135672209 gene encoding AT-hook motif nuclear-localized protein 1-like, coding for MEGREGAVPSPAAVEGSGSYRPPSSPLTAGLVREEKPASEIGGMAPAAVAASASPAVVAAPPVAAPAGVVVGPAAAVPEAVAAAAVVGLVAAEPMKKKRGRPRKYGPDGSLLRPLNPMPISASVPAGVQYTSAAAVGAAMKRGRGRPVGLVSKTLQYGLESEPLGEMVACSAGANFTPHVINVAAGEDVTMKIISFSQQGPRAICILSANGVISNVTLRQPDSSGGTLTYEGRFELLSLSGSFMPTENGGTRSRSGGLSVSLASPDGRVVGGGVAGLLVAASPVQVVVGSFLPSFQMEQKIKKPRIETGSASTPASAAMPHSTTDMEEAFGGGQGLSSSVTGKPNPSTTSSFKVENWAPSLHPVPGSSNSTTDINIGLPGG